A genomic window from Passer domesticus isolate bPasDom1 unplaced genomic scaffold, bPasDom1.hap1 HAP1_SCAFFOLD_102, whole genome shotgun sequence includes:
- the LOC135291690 gene encoding uncharacterized protein LOC135291690 — MAGKKFQDPLEIMWQMLKERLQRRQEIDIVLQWKVAFLEGSTPSSVPAPAAGKKAMPDTGTGTADWEAGKDSPLAWRSEVVKPSEHSADVSAGTTSPTPTLDAAQKPSSHGRGPTTGETKDMAGKKFQDPLEIMWQMLKECLQRRQEMKGEPVQKEAFPGGCSGSVPASAAGREAMPGTDTGAWNRDMGFQEVLMKDGLKFLEDAGGKFSFCLS, encoded by the exons atggcaggcaagaaattccaggacccattagaaatcatgtggcaaatgctgaaggaacgtctacagagaaggcaag agatagacatagtgcttcagtggaaggtggcatttcttgaaggaagcactccatcttcggtgccagcccctgctgcaggaaagaaggcaatgccagacacgggcacaggcacagcag actgggaggctgggaaggattccccattagcctggcgctctgaagttgtgaagccctccgagcattctgcag atgtgtctgcagggacgacttcaccaactcctaccctggatgctgcacaaaagcccagctcccatggcaggg gtcctacgacaggagaaaccaaagacatggccggcaagaaattccaggacccattagaaatcatgtggcaaatgctgaaggaatgtctgcagagaagacaag aaatgaaaggagagcctgtgcagaaggaagcatttcccggaggatgcagtggttctgtgccagcctctgctgcaggaagggaggccatgccaggcacagacacaggag cctggaatcgtgacatgggttttcaggaagtcctgatgaaggatggtttgaagttcctggaggatgctggaggcaagttttcattctgcctttcctga
- the LOC135291686 gene encoding serine/threonine-protein kinase PAK 1-like isoform X2, giving the protein MGLVSPQGNPAKECGRIRLCAELPVLLGLLLLLFLLMLSLAKRPQIAQSPREWSWVSDLLQAQSLCFELCFLHFVSFRVCGECGRSRKEVHWMGTSWQWVAVKELYLQHQGCEGILKEILLMRENKNANIVSYLESYLVDEAVLLVLEYMDGGSLADVVTVRRMAVGHIATVCRECLQGLAFLHAKQVIHRDIKSDNILLGRDGSVKLADFGLCAVLSPEHRKRRSMVGTTYWMAPEVVRREPYGPKVDTWSLGIVGIEMATGEAPYMQETSDKHPFLQSAEPLLSLF; this is encoded by the exons ATGGGCTTAGTTTCCCCTCAAGGCAACCCTGCAAAGGAGTGTGGGAGAATCagactctgtgcagagctgcctgttttgctggggctgctgttgttgttgttcttgttgatGTTATCATTAGCTAAAAGACCAcaaattgctcagagccccagagagTGGAGCTGGGTTTCAGATCTCCTGCAAGCTCAATCTCTCTGTTTTGAACTTTgcttcttgcattttgtttctttcagggtGTGTGGTGAGTGTGGAAGATCCAGAAAAGAAGTACACTGGATGGGAACATCTTGGCAGTGG GTGGCTGTAAAGGAACTTTAtctccagcaccagggctgtgagggaatattaaaagaaatcctgctcatgagagaaaataagaacgCCAATATTGTCAGCTACTTAGAAAG ctacCTTGTGGATGAGGCTGTCCTGCTGGTGTTGGAATATATGGATGGAGGCTCCTTAGCTGATGTGGTCACTGTGAGAAGGATGGCTGTAGGACACATAGCAACAGTGTGTCGGGAG tgcctgcaaggcctggcTTTCCTTCATGCCAAGCAGGTGATCCACAGAGACATCAAAAGCGACAACATCCTTCTGGGCCGGGACGGCTCCGTCAAGCTGG ctgattttggcctctgtgctgtgctcagccctgagcacaggaaaCGGAGGTCGATGGTCGGGACCACTTACTGGATGGCACCCGAGGTGGTGAGAAGAGAGCCTtacggccccaaagtggacacctGGTCCCTTGGCATTGTGGGAatagaaatggccacaggagagGCTCCTTATATGCAGGAGACCAGTGACAAG catccatttcTGCAATCAGCGGAGCCTCTCTTAAGCCTCTTCTGA
- the LOC135291686 gene encoding serine/threonine-protein kinase PAK 3-like isoform X1: MGLVSPQGNPAKECGRIRLCAELPVLLGLLLLLFLLMLSLAKRPQIAQSPREWSWVSDLLQAQSLCFELCFLHFVSFRVCGECGRSRKEVHWMGTSWQWVAVKELYLQHQGCEGILKEILLMRENKNANIVSYLESYLVDEAVLLVLEYMDGGSLADVVTVRRMAVGHIATVCRECLQGLAFLHAKQVIHRDIKSDNILLGRDGSVKLADFGLCAVLSPEHRKRRSMVGTTYWMAPEVVRREPYGPKVDTWSLGIVGIEMATGEAPYMQETSDKASYLIGKQGVPNLHQLRLPPGLCEFLGCCLQMDVDRRGSAKELLQHPFLQSAEPLLSLF, translated from the exons ATGGGCTTAGTTTCCCCTCAAGGCAACCCTGCAAAGGAGTGTGGGAGAATCagactctgtgcagagctgcctgttttgctggggctgctgttgttgttgttcttgttgatGTTATCATTAGCTAAAAGACCAcaaattgctcagagccccagagagTGGAGCTGGGTTTCAGATCTCCTGCAAGCTCAATCTCTCTGTTTTGAACTTTgcttcttgcattttgtttctttcagggtGTGTGGTGAGTGTGGAAGATCCAGAAAAGAAGTACACTGGATGGGAACATCTTGGCAGTGG GTGGCTGTAAAGGAACTTTAtctccagcaccagggctgtgagggaatattaaaagaaatcctgctcatgagagaaaataagaacgCCAATATTGTCAGCTACTTAGAAAG ctacCTTGTGGATGAGGCTGTCCTGCTGGTGTTGGAATATATGGATGGAGGCTCCTTAGCTGATGTGGTCACTGTGAGAAGGATGGCTGTAGGACACATAGCAACAGTGTGTCGGGAG tgcctgcaaggcctggcTTTCCTTCATGCCAAGCAGGTGATCCACAGAGACATCAAAAGCGACAACATCCTTCTGGGCCGGGACGGCTCCGTCAAGCTGG ctgattttggcctctgtgctgtgctcagccctgagcacaggaaaCGGAGGTCGATGGTCGGGACCACTTACTGGATGGCACCCGAGGTGGTGAGAAGAGAGCCTtacggccccaaagtggacacctGGTCCCTTGGCATTGTGGGAatagaaatggccacaggagagGCTCCTTATATGCAGGAGACCAGTGACAAG gcCAGCTACCTGATAGGCAAGCAAGGGGTTCCAAATCTGCACCAGCTCAGGCTACCCCCTGGCTTGTGTGAatttctgggctgctgcctgcagatggatgtggacaggcgaggctctgccaaggaacttctgcag catccatttcTGCAATCAGCGGAGCCTCTCTTAAGCCTCTTCTGA
- the LOC135291686 gene encoding serine/threonine-protein kinase PAK 3-like isoform X3 encodes MRENKNANIVSYLESYLVDEAVLLVLEYMDGGSLADVVTVRRMAVGHIATVCRECLQGLAFLHAKQVIHRDIKSDNILLGRDGSVKLADFGLCAVLSPEHRKRRSMVGTTYWMAPEVVRREPYGPKVDTWSLGIVGIEMATGEAPYMQETSDKASYLIGKQGVPNLHQLRLPPGLCEFLGCCLQMDVDRRGSAKELLQHPFLQSAEPLLSLF; translated from the exons atgagagaaaataagaacgCCAATATTGTCAGCTACTTAGAAAG ctacCTTGTGGATGAGGCTGTCCTGCTGGTGTTGGAATATATGGATGGAGGCTCCTTAGCTGATGTGGTCACTGTGAGAAGGATGGCTGTAGGACACATAGCAACAGTGTGTCGGGAG tgcctgcaaggcctggcTTTCCTTCATGCCAAGCAGGTGATCCACAGAGACATCAAAAGCGACAACATCCTTCTGGGCCGGGACGGCTCCGTCAAGCTGG ctgattttggcctctgtgctgtgctcagccctgagcacaggaaaCGGAGGTCGATGGTCGGGACCACTTACTGGATGGCACCCGAGGTGGTGAGAAGAGAGCCTtacggccccaaagtggacacctGGTCCCTTGGCATTGTGGGAatagaaatggccacaggagagGCTCCTTATATGCAGGAGACCAGTGACAAG gcCAGCTACCTGATAGGCAAGCAAGGGGTTCCAAATCTGCACCAGCTCAGGCTACCCCCTGGCTTGTGTGAatttctgggctgctgcctgcagatggatgtggacaggcgaggctctgccaaggaacttctgcag catccatttcTGCAATCAGCGGAGCCTCTCTTAAGCCTCTTCTGA